A stretch of Lysobacter sp. K5869 DNA encodes these proteins:
- the birA gene encoding bifunctional biotin--[acetyl-CoA-carboxylase] ligase/biotin operon repressor BirA: MDDRALLQRLIAGPATGDALAAAAGQTRAAVWKRIEALREAGVAIEAKPGRGYALSQPLDLLDAAAIETALSPPSRARLDSLDVAWSIDSTNSELLRRPTPARGAAVLLAERQTGGRGRRGRVWASPLAAHLYLSLARSFGGGLARLGGLSLVAGIAAAEALHTLGFQAVRLKWPNDLVALDGDGLRKLGGLLVEGGGEYAGPARAVIGLGLNVRMPAAAAAQIDQPWCDLAALAGAQPPARSAVVAALLDSLLPALDEFDAQGLAPFLDRYAAFDALAGQTVGVLGSDAEHRGTALGLADDGALRVRLDDGEERRFHAGEVSVRRGAPR, translated from the coding sequence ATGGACGACCGCGCGCTATTGCAACGCCTGATCGCGGGCCCGGCCACCGGCGACGCGCTTGCCGCCGCGGCGGGGCAGACCCGCGCCGCGGTGTGGAAGCGGATCGAAGCGCTGCGCGAAGCCGGCGTGGCCATCGAAGCCAAGCCCGGGCGCGGCTACGCGCTGTCGCAGCCGCTGGATCTGCTCGACGCCGCGGCCATCGAAACCGCGCTGTCGCCGCCGTCGCGCGCGCGCCTGGATTCGCTGGACGTCGCCTGGAGCATCGATTCGACCAACAGCGAGCTGCTGCGCCGCCCCACGCCCGCGCGCGGCGCGGCGGTGTTGCTGGCCGAACGCCAGACCGGCGGCCGCGGGCGCCGCGGCCGGGTCTGGGCCTCGCCGTTGGCCGCGCATCTGTATCTCTCGCTGGCGCGCTCGTTCGGCGGCGGCTTGGCGCGGCTGGGCGGGTTGAGCCTGGTCGCCGGCATCGCCGCGGCCGAAGCGCTGCACACGCTGGGTTTCCAGGCGGTGCGCTTGAAGTGGCCGAACGATCTGGTCGCGCTCGACGGCGACGGCCTGCGCAAGCTCGGCGGTTTGCTGGTCGAAGGCGGCGGCGAATACGCCGGGCCGGCGCGCGCGGTGATCGGCCTGGGCCTCAACGTGCGCATGCCGGCCGCGGCCGCCGCGCAGATCGATCAGCCGTGGTGCGATCTGGCCGCGCTGGCCGGCGCGCAGCCGCCTGCGCGCAGCGCGGTGGTGGCGGCCTTGCTCGATAGCTTGCTGCCGGCGCTGGACGAATTCGACGCGCAAGGCTTGGCCCCGTTCCTCGACCGCTACGCCGCGTTCGACGCGCTCGCCGGGCAAACCGTCGGCGTGCTCGGCAGCGACGCCGAACACCGCGGCACCGCGCTCGGTCTGGCCGACGACGGCGCCTTGCGCGTGCGCCTGGACGACGGCGAAGAGCGCCGCTTCCACGCCGGCGAAGTCAGCGTGCGCCGCGGAGCGCCGCGATGA
- the rocF gene encoding arginase, which produces MSRIYPPVSLIGAPTDVGAGHRGARLGPEALRIAGLGEALAARGVDVVDRGNLDGPRNPWQKPVAGYRHLPEVVAWNRAVMDAVGAELRIGRLPILLGGDHCLGLGSITAVARHCRDNGKQLRVLWLDAHADFNTSQVTPSGNIHGMPVSCLCGIGPEELVRLGGDAPAMRPDEIRQIGIRSVDPGEKQLIQQHGLDVYDMRYIDEIGMRRVMEEALEGLDENTHLHVSFDVDFLDPSIAPGVGTTVPGGPNYREAQLVMEMIADSGRLGSIDIVELNPILDKRNRTAKLAVDLVESLFGKSTLMRD; this is translated from the coding sequence ATGAGTCGTATTTATCCCCCGGTTTCGTTGATCGGCGCGCCCACCGACGTGGGCGCCGGCCATCGCGGCGCGCGCCTGGGGCCGGAAGCGCTGCGCATCGCCGGACTGGGCGAAGCGCTGGCCGCGCGCGGCGTCGACGTGGTCGACCGCGGCAATCTCGACGGCCCGCGCAATCCTTGGCAGAAGCCGGTCGCCGGCTATCGCCATCTGCCCGAAGTGGTGGCGTGGAATCGCGCGGTGATGGACGCGGTCGGCGCGGAGCTGCGCATCGGCCGTTTGCCGATCCTGCTCGGCGGCGATCACTGCCTGGGCTTGGGCTCGATCACCGCGGTCGCGCGCCATTGCCGCGACAACGGCAAGCAACTGCGCGTGCTGTGGCTCGACGCGCACGCCGACTTCAACACCAGCCAGGTGACGCCGTCGGGCAACATCCACGGCATGCCGGTGTCGTGCCTGTGCGGCATCGGCCCGGAAGAGCTGGTCCGCCTGGGCGGCGACGCGCCGGCGATGCGGCCCGACGAGATCCGCCAGATCGGCATCCGTTCGGTCGATCCGGGCGAAAAGCAGCTGATCCAGCAGCACGGCCTGGACGTGTACGACATGCGCTACATCGATGAGATCGGCATGCGCCGGGTCATGGAGGAAGCGCTGGAAGGCCTGGACGAGAACACCCATCTGCACGTCAGCTTCGACGTCGATTTCCTCGACCCGAGCATCGCGCCGGGCGTCGGCACCACGGTGCCGGGCGGTCCGAATTATCGCGAAGCGCAGTTGGTGATGGAGATGATCGCCGACAGCGGGCGGTTGGGTTCGATCGACATCGTCGAGCTCAATCCGATCCTCGACAAGCGCAACCGCACCGCCAAGCTGGCGGTGGATCTGGTCGAGAGCCTGTTCGGCAAATCGACCCTGATGCGCGACTGA
- a CDS encoding SPOR domain-containing protein, whose protein sequence is MLVRALIVLLTALNLGVAAWWIARPEPPPPAEETLPLGVARLQLVDEGQRAAAPVAAATAQADAKPGEGLKLAESKPSDAKSADAKAAEIKPADAKPAEVRPADAKPETVAAATPPPAPATPPQCFSVGPFADAAAADAARAKLSPLAQKVSSRTLSGGGNSRGWRVYLPTANAEAAQATAQRIRAAGFSDLFVMSGADANAIALGRFRSEESARRRGTELSAAGFAVKVEALGESNGQVWLDAATATSKGEALRVAAGAARWRGISCDKVR, encoded by the coding sequence ATGCTCGTTCGCGCCCTCATCGTCCTGCTGACCGCCCTCAACCTCGGTGTCGCCGCGTGGTGGATCGCGCGCCCCGAACCGCCGCCGCCGGCCGAAGAGACGCTGCCGCTGGGCGTGGCGCGCTTGCAGTTGGTCGACGAAGGCCAGCGCGCCGCGGCGCCGGTCGCCGCGGCGACCGCGCAGGCCGACGCCAAGCCGGGCGAGGGGCTCAAGCTCGCCGAATCGAAGCCGTCCGACGCCAAGTCCGCGGACGCCAAGGCCGCCGAAATCAAACCGGCCGACGCCAAGCCCGCTGAGGTCAGACCCGCCGACGCCAAGCCGGAAACGGTCGCCGCCGCGACGCCGCCGCCCGCGCCGGCGACGCCGCCGCAGTGCTTCAGCGTCGGCCCCTTCGCCGATGCCGCGGCCGCCGACGCGGCGCGCGCCAAGCTGTCGCCGCTGGCGCAGAAGGTCTCCAGCCGCACCTTGTCCGGCGGCGGCAATTCGCGCGGCTGGCGGGTCTATCTGCCGACCGCCAACGCCGAGGCCGCGCAGGCCACCGCGCAGCGCATCCGCGCGGCCGGCTTCAGCGATCTGTTCGTGATGAGCGGCGCCGACGCCAACGCGATCGCGCTGGGCCGCTTCCGCAGCGAGGAGTCCGCGCGCCGCCGCGGCACCGAACTGTCCGCCGCCGGGTTCGCGGTCAAGGTCGAGGCGCTGGGCGAGAGCAACGGCCAAGTGTGGCTGGACGCCGCGACCGCGACCTCCAAGGGCGAAGCGCTGCGCGTCGCCGCCGGCGCGGCGCGCTGGCGCGGCATTTCCTGCGACAAGGTGCGCTGA
- a CDS encoding sensor histidine kinase gives MSWGQPRSLRARQLLAASLGLLAFLALAGVALDRAFLETAENNLRQRLTSYALAYAADTDFGRGGEIIPPYDPPDPRFDRPGSGLYAEVILPNGHWDSMSAQGPVLPDGGMLKAAEESFEGPLALTEINGKSGEAYRYGRGLIWSVDGDPKSEFQYTIYILEDTSALRHQVGVFRQALWRYLGGAGVILLLLQALIMQWSLRPLNRVIEELKRVQRGAASRMSERHPRELEPLTESINAFIESERENLDRQRNTLADLAHSLKTPLAVLRARLDDDSGAKMEPELREDLDLQLRRMNDLVSYQLARAASGGHALFAAPVAIESHAEEIVRGLEKVYASKGILCEFDLADGVQFHGEPGDLQELLGNLLENAFKWANSRVLLTVKPGETAAQRRPGLLLAVDDDGPGIPPEKVANILQRGVRGDERVQGHGIGLAIVQDLVRGYRGTLDVTPSEELGGTRFEVKLPPGL, from the coding sequence ATGAGCTGGGGCCAGCCCCGCTCGCTGCGCGCGCGCCAACTGTTGGCCGCCAGTCTCGGCCTGCTCGCATTCCTGGCCCTGGCCGGCGTCGCGCTCGACCGCGCGTTCCTGGAAACCGCCGAAAACAATCTGCGCCAGCGTCTGACCAGCTATGCGCTGGCCTACGCCGCCGACACCGATTTCGGCCGCGGCGGCGAAATCATCCCGCCCTACGATCCGCCGGACCCGCGCTTCGACCGCCCGGGCAGCGGCTTGTACGCCGAAGTGATCCTGCCCAACGGGCACTGGGATTCGATGTCGGCGCAAGGGCCGGTGCTGCCCGACGGCGGCATGCTCAAGGCCGCCGAGGAATCCTTCGAAGGCCCGCTGGCGCTGACCGAGATCAACGGAAAATCCGGCGAAGCCTATCGCTACGGCCGCGGCCTGATCTGGAGCGTCGACGGCGATCCCAAGAGCGAGTTCCAGTACACGATCTACATCCTCGAAGACACCAGCGCGCTGCGCCATCAGGTCGGCGTGTTCCGCCAGGCGCTGTGGCGTTATCTCGGCGGCGCCGGCGTGATCTTGCTGTTGTTGCAGGCGCTGATCATGCAGTGGAGCCTGCGCCCGCTCAATCGCGTGATCGAGGAGCTCAAGCGCGTGCAGCGCGGCGCGGCCTCGCGCATGAGCGAGCGCCACCCGCGCGAACTCGAGCCGCTGACCGAAAGCATCAACGCCTTCATCGAGAGCGAGCGCGAGAACCTCGACCGCCAGCGCAACACCCTGGCCGATCTCGCCCACAGCCTGAAAACGCCGCTGGCGGTGCTGCGCGCGCGCCTGGACGACGACAGCGGCGCGAAGATGGAACCGGAGCTGCGCGAAGACCTCGATCTGCAATTGCGGCGCATGAACGATCTGGTGTCCTACCAGCTCGCGCGCGCCGCGTCCGGCGGCCACGCGCTGTTCGCCGCGCCGGTGGCGATCGAGTCGCACGCCGAAGAGATCGTGCGCGGCCTGGAAAAGGTTTACGCGTCCAAGGGCATCTTGTGCGAGTTCGATCTGGCCGACGGCGTGCAATTCCACGGCGAGCCGGGCGACTTGCAGGAACTGCTCGGCAATCTGCTGGAAAACGCGTTCAAGTGGGCGAATTCGCGGGTCCTGCTGACGGTCAAGCCCGGCGAGACCGCGGCCCAGCGCCGGCCCGGCCTGTTGCTGGCGGTGGACGACGACGGCCCCGGCATTCCGCCGGAGAAGGTCGCCAACATCCTGCAGCGCGGCGTGCGCGGCGACGAGCGCGTGCAAGGCCACGGCATCGGCTTGGCGATCGTGCAGGACTTGGTGCGCGGGTATCGCGGCACGCTCGATGTCACGCCGTCGGAAGAGCTCGGCGGGACGCGGTTCGAGGTGAAGTTGCCGCCGGGGTTGTAA
- a CDS encoding M90 family metallopeptidase, giving the protein MFEFLRRLRRPAAIDDALWRDTVAAVPWAQALDATRRERLRELAARFLHEKTISPIGEFELGDLQRAQLAALCCLPLLEFGAEGLRGWSQLIVYPDAFRVGRTHVDAAGVLHEWEDELIGESWDAGPLILSWADVAADCEDPRAGFCVAAHEMAHKLDALDGEFDGTPPLPRPWQREWARDFQSAYDAFVQEVDSGREVSIDPYAGEAPEEFFAVATEYHFSDPHALREAMPKVAEHLRRLYGESPFA; this is encoded by the coding sequence TTGTTCGAGTTCTTGCGCCGTTTGCGGCGCCCCGCCGCTATAGACGATGCCTTGTGGCGCGACACCGTCGCCGCGGTGCCCTGGGCGCAGGCGCTCGACGCGACGCGCCGCGAACGCCTGCGCGAACTGGCCGCGCGCTTCCTGCACGAGAAAACCATCAGCCCGATCGGCGAGTTCGAGCTCGGCGATCTGCAGCGCGCGCAGTTGGCCGCGCTGTGCTGCCTGCCGCTGCTCGAGTTCGGCGCCGAAGGCCTGCGCGGCTGGTCGCAGTTGATCGTCTATCCCGACGCGTTCCGGGTCGGCCGCACCCACGTGGACGCGGCCGGCGTATTGCACGAATGGGAAGACGAGCTGATCGGCGAATCCTGGGACGCCGGGCCGCTGATCCTGTCGTGGGCCGATGTGGCCGCCGATTGCGAGGACCCGCGCGCGGGCTTCTGCGTCGCCGCGCACGAGATGGCGCACAAGCTCGACGCGCTCGACGGCGAGTTCGACGGCACCCCGCCGCTGCCGCGGCCGTGGCAACGCGAGTGGGCGCGCGATTTCCAGAGCGCGTACGACGCTTTCGTCCAGGAGGTGGACAGCGGGCGCGAGGTCTCGATCGATCCGTACGCGGGCGAGGCGCCGGAGGAGTTCTTCGCGGTCGCGACCGAGTACCACTTCAGCGATCCGCACGCGCTGCGCGAGGCGATGCCGAAGGTCGCCGAACATCTGCGGCGTTTGTACGGGGAATCGCCGTTCGCTTGA
- a CDS encoding tryptophan--tRNA ligase produces MTQTRVLTGITTSGTPHLGNYVGAIRPAVAASLDPGVESFYFLADLHALIKVQQPERVQRSTLEIAATWLACGLEPDKVWFYRQSEIVEIPELAWFLTCVAGKGILNRAHAYKAAVDKNDAEGVDEDAGITAGLFMYPVLMAADILVFNAHKVPVGRDQIQHIEMARDFGQRFNHLYGEHFVLPEALIEESVATLPGLDGRKMSKSYDNTIPLFAPREQLKKLIYSIVTDSRAPGEPKETEGSALFQIYQAFASEEETQAMRRAFAEGIAWGEAKQALFERIDTEIAPLREKYEALMARPQDIEAILIDGAQRVRERYGKAHMRRLREAVGLRDLSTAGGISLSEETKAEAVPVFKQYREADGQFYFKLAIEDDVLLQSRGFAAPKDIGQLIGRAKSDASAQTLDALLAASEAVDADARERVARALDAIRRAEEAARAAKAAAQERAAS; encoded by the coding sequence ATGACCCAGACCCGCGTTCTCACCGGCATCACCACCTCCGGCACTCCCCACCTCGGCAACTACGTCGGCGCGATCCGCCCGGCCGTCGCCGCCAGCCTCGACCCCGGCGTGGAGAGCTTTTATTTCCTGGCCGACCTGCATGCGCTGATCAAGGTGCAGCAGCCCGAGCGCGTGCAGCGCTCGACCCTGGAAATCGCCGCGACCTGGCTGGCCTGCGGCCTGGAACCGGACAAGGTGTGGTTCTACCGGCAGAGCGAAATCGTCGAGATCCCCGAACTGGCGTGGTTCCTGACCTGCGTCGCCGGCAAGGGCATCCTCAACCGCGCCCACGCCTACAAGGCCGCGGTGGACAAGAACGACGCCGAAGGCGTGGACGAGGACGCCGGCATCACCGCCGGATTGTTCATGTACCCGGTGCTGATGGCCGCCGACATCCTCGTGTTCAACGCGCACAAGGTGCCGGTGGGCCGCGATCAGATCCAGCACATCGAGATGGCGCGCGACTTCGGCCAGCGCTTCAACCATCTCTACGGCGAGCATTTCGTCCTGCCCGAAGCGCTGATCGAAGAAAGCGTGGCGACCTTGCCGGGCCTGGACGGCCGCAAGATGAGCAAGAGCTACGACAACACCATTCCGCTGTTCGCGCCGCGCGAGCAGCTCAAGAAGCTGATCTATTCGATCGTCACCGATTCGCGCGCGCCCGGCGAGCCGAAGGAGACCGAAGGCTCGGCGCTGTTCCAGATCTATCAGGCCTTCGCCAGCGAGGAGGAGACCCAGGCCATGCGCCGGGCCTTCGCCGAGGGCATCGCCTGGGGCGAGGCCAAGCAGGCCTTGTTCGAGCGCATCGATACCGAGATCGCGCCGCTGCGCGAGAAGTACGAAGCGTTGATGGCGCGGCCGCAGGACATCGAAGCGATCCTGATCGACGGCGCGCAGCGCGTGCGCGAGCGCTACGGCAAGGCGCACATGCGGCGCTTGCGCGAAGCGGTGGGCCTGCGCGATTTGTCCACGGCCGGCGGCATTTCGCTGAGCGAGGAAACCAAGGCCGAAGCGGTGCCGGTGTTCAAGCAGTACCGCGAGGCCGACGGGCAGTTCTACTTCAAGCTCGCGATCGAGGACGACGTGCTGCTGCAGAGCCGCGGTTTCGCCGCGCCCAAGGACATCGGCCAGTTGATCGGGCGGGCCAAGTCCGACGCGTCGGCGCAGACGCTCGACGCGTTGTTGGCGGCGAGCGAAGCGGTCGACGCGGACGCGCGCGAGCGCGTGGCGCGGGCGCTGGACGCGATCCGCCGCGCCGAAGAAGCCGCGCGCGCGGCCAAGGCCGCCGCACAGGAGCGCGCCGCCTCGTGA
- the plsY gene encoding glycerol-3-phosphate 1-O-acyltransferase PlsY — translation MSVAVPEPRSLALLAAAYALGSVSGSLALGKLRGVDIRTQGSGNAGGTNALRTQGARFALGVVVIDIGKGALAAWLALRYAPVGGALSVTAHGYLAAFAAVLGHVWPLWHGFRGGKGVATLVGGLLVLWPFVVPALLLVWAATIVLTGYVGLASVIGALSLPLLAWYTDAGAPRLWFCVAAAALVAFTHRGNLARLRAGTESRFARARLLHRWRRG, via the coding sequence TTGTCCGTCGCCGTCCCGGAGCCGCGCTCGCTGGCGCTGCTGGCGGCGGCCTACGCGCTCGGCTCGGTGTCCGGCAGCCTCGCCCTGGGCAAGCTGCGCGGGGTCGATATCCGCACCCAAGGCAGCGGCAACGCCGGCGGCACCAACGCGCTGCGCACGCAGGGCGCGCGCTTCGCGCTCGGCGTGGTCGTCATCGACATCGGCAAGGGCGCGCTGGCCGCGTGGCTGGCGCTGCGCTACGCCCCGGTCGGCGGCGCGTTGTCGGTGACCGCGCACGGGTATCTGGCCGCGTTCGCCGCGGTGCTCGGCCACGTCTGGCCGCTGTGGCACGGCTTTCGCGGCGGCAAGGGCGTGGCGACCTTGGTCGGCGGCCTGCTGGTGCTGTGGCCGTTCGTGGTGCCGGCGCTGTTGCTGGTGTGGGCGGCGACCATCGTGCTGACCGGTTACGTCGGCCTCGCCAGCGTGATCGGCGCGCTGAGCCTGCCGTTGCTGGCCTGGTACACCGACGCCGGCGCGCCGCGGCTGTGGTTCTGCGTCGCCGCGGCGGCGCTGGTGGCGTTCACCCATCGCGGCAATCTGGCGCGCCTGCGCGCCGGCACCGAATCGCGCTTCGCCCGCGCGCGCTTGCTGCACCGCTGGCGCCGGGGCTGA
- a CDS encoding CsbD family protein: MNKDIIAGKWTQLKGKAQAKWGDLTDDVFDVAEGNAEYLAGKLQERYGWERDRAEKEVREFGKTLN, encoded by the coding sequence ATGAACAAAGACATCATTGCCGGCAAGTGGACGCAGCTCAAAGGCAAGGCCCAGGCGAAGTGGGGCGACTTGACCGACGACGTGTTCGATGTCGCCGAAGGCAACGCCGAATATCTCGCCGGCAAGCTGCAGGAACGCTACGGCTGGGAGCGCGATCGCGCGGAGAAGGAAGTGCGCGAGTTCGGCAAGACCTTGAACTGA
- a CDS encoding response regulator transcription factor: MRILLVEDEAPLRETLAARLKREGFAVDAAQDGEEGLYMGREVPFDLGIIDLGLPKMSGMELIKALRDEGKKFPVLILTARSSWQDKVEGLKQGADDYLVKPFHVEELLARLNALVRRAAGWSKPTLECGPVMLDLAAQTVSVNGGNVDLTSYEYKVLEYLMMHAGELVSKADLTEHIYQQDFDRDSNVLEVFIGRLRKKLDPDGALKPIETVRGRGYRFAIPRSGD, translated from the coding sequence ATGCGAATTCTGCTGGTCGAAGACGAAGCGCCGCTGCGCGAGACCCTGGCCGCGCGCCTCAAGCGCGAGGGCTTCGCGGTCGATGCCGCGCAAGACGGCGAGGAGGGCCTGTACATGGGCCGCGAAGTGCCGTTCGACCTGGGCATCATCGATCTGGGCCTGCCCAAGATGTCGGGCATGGAACTGATCAAGGCCCTGCGCGACGAGGGCAAGAAATTCCCGGTGCTGATTCTGACCGCCCGTTCGAGCTGGCAGGACAAGGTCGAGGGCCTCAAGCAGGGCGCCGACGATTATCTGGTCAAGCCCTTCCATGTCGAAGAACTGCTGGCCCGCCTCAACGCCCTGGTCCGCCGCGCCGCCGGCTGGAGCAAGCCGACCTTGGAGTGCGGCCCGGTGATGCTGGATCTGGCCGCGCAGACGGTCAGCGTCAACGGCGGCAACGTCGATCTCACCAGCTACGAGTACAAGGTGCTGGAGTATCTGATGATGCACGCCGGCGAGCTGGTCTCGAAGGCCGACCTCACCGAACACATCTATCAGCAGGACTTCGACCGCGACTCCAACGTGCTGGAAGTCTTCATCGGCCGACTGCGCAAGAAGCTCGATCCGGACGGCGCGCTCAAGCCGATCGAAACCGTGCGCGGCCGCGGCTACCGTTTCGCCATCCCCCGCAGCGGCGACTGA
- a CDS encoding DegV family protein, translating into MPTPRPPLTAPALRRALIAGARRVIAGRDALNRINVFPVADGDTGSNLAYTLGSLLNGALSRRSRHIGELLKQVGDDAIDGARGNSGAILAQFLFGVAEYARAQPGLDAATLAAAVRHGAGNARAALAHPVEGTILSVINAFADALDEAARASVDGDPRPGFAQALARARSALARTPLQMAVLQRAGVVDAGAQGFVDLLEGIAEFVEGGPRALRMRAAAAAANDGCGHDHAEAVPAAHDAVDPHRRWCSECLLLGENLPREALRDALEALGADSLVLAGGAARLRVHGHVGAPQALFDACARFGSVEGMKADDMLAQQRSIEHAQALAIVIDSAADLPEELAERYRILRVPVRVSVDGRDYLDGAGLSTAEFYRRMAAAGELPRTSQPPPGDFRRVFDFLLGHRDEVLYVGLSRAVSGTLQAGEQAAARSDARRVRVFDTANAAGGQALLAWRAAELAADGIAVEAVLAELERLKPLTTTWATARDISHAVRGGRIPPWAGRVVRWTGLTPIARMGADGRMGVRGGVFARASAPEAFARYIARRTPRGQRWRAIVGHCDARGDGECLLEALRRRLDLDQAFLVETGPALGAHAGRGALLASLQPVPGAV; encoded by the coding sequence ATGCCGACGCCCCGCCCGCCGTTGACCGCCCCGGCCCTGCGCCGGGCCCTGATCGCCGGCGCGCGCCGGGTCATCGCCGGGCGCGACGCGCTCAACCGGATCAACGTGTTTCCGGTGGCCGACGGCGACACCGGCAGCAATCTGGCCTATACCCTGGGCAGCCTGCTGAACGGGGCGCTGAGCCGGCGCAGCCGCCACATCGGCGAACTGCTCAAGCAGGTCGGCGACGACGCCATCGACGGCGCCCGTGGCAATTCCGGGGCGATCCTGGCCCAGTTCCTGTTCGGCGTGGCCGAGTACGCGCGCGCCCAGCCCGGGCTGGACGCGGCGACCCTGGCCGCGGCGGTCCGCCACGGCGCCGGCAACGCCCGCGCGGCGTTGGCGCATCCGGTCGAGGGCACCATCCTCAGCGTCATCAACGCCTTCGCCGACGCGCTGGACGAGGCCGCGCGCGCCAGCGTCGACGGCGACCCGCGGCCCGGCTTCGCCCAGGCGCTGGCGCGGGCGCGCAGCGCGTTGGCGCGCACGCCGCTGCAAATGGCCGTGTTGCAGCGCGCCGGCGTGGTCGATGCCGGCGCGCAGGGCTTCGTCGATCTGCTCGAAGGCATCGCCGAATTCGTCGAAGGCGGCCCGCGCGCGCTGCGCATGCGCGCGGCGGCGGCCGCGGCCAACGACGGCTGCGGGCACGACCACGCCGAGGCGGTGCCGGCCGCGCACGATGCGGTCGATCCGCACCGCCGCTGGTGCAGCGAATGCCTGTTGCTCGGCGAAAACCTGCCGCGCGAGGCGCTGCGCGACGCGCTCGAAGCCCTCGGCGCCGATTCGCTGGTGCTGGCCGGCGGCGCCGCGCGCCTGCGCGTGCACGGCCACGTCGGCGCGCCGCAGGCCTTGTTCGACGCCTGCGCGCGGTTCGGTTCGGTCGAAGGCATGAAGGCCGACGACATGCTCGCCCAGCAGCGCAGCATCGAACATGCGCAGGCGTTGGCGATCGTGATCGACAGCGCCGCCGATCTGCCCGAGGAGCTGGCCGAGCGCTACCGCATCCTGCGCGTCCCGGTGCGGGTGTCGGTGGACGGGCGCGATTACCTCGACGGCGCCGGCCTGAGCACGGCCGAGTTCTACCGGCGCATGGCCGCCGCCGGCGAACTGCCGCGCACCAGCCAGCCGCCGCCGGGCGATTTCCGCCGGGTCTTCGATTTCCTGCTCGGCCATCGCGACGAAGTGCTGTACGTCGGCCTGTCGCGCGCGGTCTCGGGCACCTTGCAGGCCGGCGAACAAGCCGCCGCGCGCAGCGACGCGCGGCGGGTGCGGGTGTTCGACACCGCCAACGCCGCCGGCGGGCAGGCGCTGCTGGCGTGGCGCGCGGCCGAGCTGGCCGCCGACGGCATCGCGGTGGAGGCGGTGCTGGCCGAACTGGAGCGGCTCAAGCCGCTGACCACGACCTGGGCGACCGCGCGCGACATCTCGCACGCGGTGCGCGGCGGCCGAATTCCACCGTGGGCCGGGCGGGTGGTGCGCTGGACCGGGCTGACCCCGATCGCGCGGATGGGCGCGGACGGACGCATGGGCGTGCGCGGCGGCGTGTTCGCCCGCGCGAGCGCGCCGGAGGCGTTCGCCCGCTACATCGCCCGGCGCACACCGCGCGGGCAGCGCTGGCGCGCCATCGTCGGCCACTGCGACGCGCGCGGCGACGGCGAGTGCTTGCTGGAAGCGCTGCGGCGCCGGCTCGATCTGGATCAGGCCTTCCTGGTGGAAACCGGGCCGGCGCTGGGCGCGCATGCGGGGCGGGGCGCGTTGCTGGCGTCGCTGCAGCCGGTGCCGGGGGCGGTTTGA
- a CDS encoding entericidin A/B family lipoprotein — MKRLTALLLLALFSMGTLTACNTIAGAGKDVKKAGEKVEQKAEDVRDGK; from the coding sequence ATGAAGCGTTTGACCGCCCTGTTGCTGCTGGCCCTGTTCTCGATGGGAACCCTGACCGCGTGCAACACCATCGCGGGCGCGGGCAAGGACGTGAAGAAGGCCGGCGAGAAGGTCGAGCAGAAGGCCGAGGACGTGCGCGACGGCAAGTGA
- a CDS encoding type III pantothenate kinase, whose product MSAWLFDLGNTRLKCAPLRADGRPGEALALPHREEDIAAALSERLPRERIDAAYLASVAHPAQRMAVLQALSARCRRISIARTQPRFRAPGFGEVRIAYAEPRKFGVDRFLGLLGAHAHARGASLICGVGTALTIDLLDADGLHHGGLIAPSPTLMREALHARAPQLPEHGGRALDFAADTEDALASGADGAAIALIERSLVRAAQRLGATPRLLLHGGGSDALIAALPMAQPAPTLVLEGLAIWAAVETSP is encoded by the coding sequence ATGAGCGCGTGGCTGTTCGATCTGGGCAACACCCGGCTCAAGTGCGCGCCGCTGCGCGCCGACGGCCGTCCCGGCGAGGCGCTGGCCTTGCCGCATCGCGAGGAAGACATCGCCGCCGCGTTGAGCGAGCGGCTGCCGCGCGAACGCATCGACGCGGCGTATCTGGCCAGCGTCGCCCATCCCGCCCAGCGCATGGCGGTGCTGCAGGCGCTGAGCGCGCGCTGCCGCCGCATCTCCATCGCCCGCACCCAGCCGCGTTTCCGCGCGCCGGGCTTCGGCGAGGTGCGCATCGCCTATGCCGAGCCGCGCAAGTTCGGCGTCGACCGTTTCCTCGGCTTGCTCGGCGCGCATGCGCACGCGCGCGGCGCGAGCCTGATCTGCGGAGTCGGCACCGCGCTGACCATCGACCTGCTCGACGCCGACGGCCTGCACCACGGCGGCCTGATCGCGCCGTCGCCGACGCTGATGCGCGAAGCGCTGCACGCGCGCGCGCCGCAACTGCCCGAGCACGGCGGCCGCGCGCTGGATTTCGCCGCCGACACCGAGGACGCGCTGGCCTCAGGCGCCGACGGCGCGGCGATCGCGCTGATCGAACGCAGCCTCGTGCGCGCCGCGCAGCGCCTGGGCGCGACCCCGCGGCTGCTGCTGCACGGCGGCGGCAGCGACGCGCTGATCGCCGCGCTGCCGATGGCGCAGCCCGCGCCCACGCTGGTGCTGGAAGGGCTGGCGATCTGGGCGGCGGTCGAGACTTCGCCCTGA